The following nucleotide sequence is from Helicobacter pylori NQ4053.
GCTAAAGAGGCTTTTGCGGGTGAAAAAATTGTAGGGTTTTTTTATAACCCCAATATCCACCCTTATAGCGAATACTTGTTGCGTTTAGAGGATGTGAAACGCACTTGCGAGATGCTAGAAATTGAATTGCTTGAGGGCGATTATGAATTAGAAAAATTTTTAGACAAAGCTAAGGGTAAGGAATTGTTAGGGGAAAAAAGCGAGCGCTGTTTTGAATGCTTTGACTTGCGATTAGAAACGAGCGCGTTAAAAGCCTTTGAATTAGGGGAAGAAAAATTCACTACCACCTTACTCACAAGTCCTAAAAAAGACCCTAACCAGCTCATCGCTAAGGGACAACACATCGCGCAAAGGCACAATTTGGAATTTGTTGTGTTTAGAAACGATAATTTTGAACATTTTAAGAGCGAGTTGGATTTAAACTTGCAAGCTTTGGCGAGAGAAAACGAGCTTTATCGGCAAAATTATTGCGGTTGCCAATTCGCTTTAAAAATCCAAAAAGAATCCCAAAACAGAAGCCCCTTTGAGCTTTATTCGCCTTTAAAACGCCAGATTTTACCCGCAAGTATTGAAGAAAGAACGCAAGTTTTTAGAACATTAGAAGCAACTAAAAAGGACGCTAATAAGCCTTTTTTAGCCCAAAAAACGATTGCAACTTACCGCTTATTGAATGGGGGCGTGTGGCTTTCTAAAAATTCAAACCCCTTGAATTGCTGCATTCTAGCGCGCTCTAAAAGTAAGGCTAAAGTTAGGATCAACGATTTAAGGTGGGTTTTTTCTCAGCGTTTGAGCGCTCTAGTGGGTTATAGCCAAAGAGATGAAACCTTGTTTTTAACTTTAGAAGGCCTTAATACTCTTATGGCGAAAAACTACGATAATTTAAAAGAGTTAAACCTTAACCCCTTAAATTATGAAGAAGAGTTGTCTTTAAGGGCGTTAGTGAGCGGGAGCGAGAGTATTAACCCTATTATCGTGCTAGAAGAATGCATAGAAAAAACCCTTTTTGTAGAAATTAAAAGCATTTTTCAAGAAGAAAAGGTGTTTTATTTGCTCTAAGCTAAACTTTAATACTCCTTAGCAGAAATCCCAGTCGTCTTTAGCGGTTGGGATGAATGCTACCAATTCGTGGTATAATATCCCCATACATTCGTATCTAGCATAGGAAGTGCGCAAAGTTACGCCTTTGGAGATATGATGTGTGAGACCTGTAGGGAATGCGTTGGAGCTCAAACTCTGTAAAATCCCTACTATAGGGACACAGAGTGAGAACCAAACTCTCCCTACTGGCAACATCAGCCTAGGA
It contains:
- a CDS encoding epoxyqueuosine reductase QueH, coding for MLIHICCSVDNLYFLKKAKEAFAGEKIVGFFYNPNIHPYSEYLLRLEDVKRTCEMLEIELLEGDYELEKFLDKAKGKELLGEKSERCFECFDLRLETSALKAFELGEEKFTTTLLTSPKKDPNQLIAKGQHIAQRHNLEFVVFRNDNFEHFKSELDLNLQALARENELYRQNYCGCQFALKIQKESQNRSPFELYSPLKRQILPASIEERTQVFRTLEATKKDANKPFLAQKTIATYRLLNGGVWLSKNSNPLNCCILARSKSKAKVRINDLRWVFSQRLSALVGYSQRDETLFLTLEGLNTLMAKNYDNLKELNLNPLNYEEELSLRALVSGSESINPIIVLEECIEKTLFVEIKSIFQEEKVFYLL